In a single window of the Pandoraea pulmonicola genome:
- the fliD gene encoding flagellar filament capping protein FliD, with translation MLIVDDPRKTAKAFADDFFKRTESQLQSHKEKAKASSSALTTLKTSLSTFRTALSSMLVGGSMARRAVSLSDAKFGSATLGEGARAGSYNFYVKQVASANQKVIETIPATSPATGTMKIDLADGTSLDIDLSKIATATPGQVTPTELARAVNEAAGASGKLNASVMTMSDGSQKLMLTAAQTGEGSRITVKSAGLHEALKKALDGMKETTAAKDAVLRIGGQSGTEIKQASNTFTGVAGLSVTFKRVSSDANDVLTVNVSNDANATADGVQAFVDAYNAMRKAIGELTKPGDAAAGVAGGAMQADAGLRALSAQLSAVLRQPVDGINLYDLGIEVDKHGNLNLDRAKLDKTLAKNPEALDKFVGKSSTGMVAKLNKSLDAWLDSAKGQIKARRDSSDKVLKKLDAKHEELQRRYDQIFNGYVKQFTALQVVQNQMQDTLKFLENMFSPKKD, from the coding sequence ATGCTCATCGTTGACGATCCAAGGAAGACCGCCAAAGCCTTTGCCGACGACTTCTTCAAACGGACCGAAAGCCAATTGCAGTCGCACAAGGAGAAGGCCAAGGCGTCGTCCAGTGCGCTGACCACGCTGAAAACTTCGCTTTCGACGTTCCGTACCGCGCTGAGTTCGATGCTCGTGGGCGGCAGCATGGCGCGCCGTGCGGTATCGCTGAGCGACGCGAAGTTTGGCTCGGCGACCCTCGGCGAGGGAGCTCGCGCGGGCTCGTACAACTTCTACGTGAAACAGGTCGCGTCGGCCAATCAAAAAGTCATCGAAACGATTCCCGCGACGAGCCCGGCGACCGGCACGATGAAGATCGATCTGGCAGACGGAACCTCGCTGGATATCGATCTCTCCAAGATAGCCACTGCTACGCCGGGCCAGGTCACGCCGACGGAGCTGGCGCGCGCTGTCAACGAGGCAGCCGGCGCGTCGGGAAAACTCAACGCGTCGGTCATGACGATGTCGGATGGCTCGCAGAAGCTGATGCTCACTGCCGCGCAGACCGGAGAGGGAAGCCGGATCACGGTGAAATCGGCCGGGCTCCACGAAGCGCTGAAGAAGGCGCTCGACGGCATGAAGGAAACCACCGCGGCCAAAGATGCGGTGTTGCGGATCGGCGGCCAATCAGGTACCGAAATCAAGCAGGCGTCGAACACTTTCACCGGCGTCGCGGGCCTGTCGGTAACGTTCAAGCGCGTCTCCTCGGACGCCAACGACGTGCTGACCGTCAATGTGAGCAACGACGCGAATGCGACGGCGGACGGTGTTCAGGCGTTCGTCGATGCATACAACGCCATGCGCAAGGCGATTGGCGAACTGACCAAGCCGGGCGATGCCGCCGCGGGCGTCGCCGGCGGCGCCATGCAGGCGGATGCCGGTTTGCGCGCCTTGAGCGCTCAGCTCAGCGCCGTGCTGCGTCAGCCCGTGGACGGCATCAATCTGTACGACCTCGGCATTGAGGTCGACAAGCACGGCAATCTGAACCTTGACCGTGCCAAGCTCGACAAGACACTGGCGAAAAATCCCGAGGCGCTCGACAAATTCGTCGGCAAATCGTCTACGGGCATGGTCGCAAAGCTGAACAAGTCATTGGACGCCTGGCTCGACAGCGCCAAGGGGCAGATCAAGGCACGTCGGGATTCCTCCGACAAGGTTCTGAAAAAACTCGACGCAAAGCACGAAGAACTTCAACGCCGCTATGACCAGATCTTCAACGGCTACGTGAAGCAGTTCACCGCGCTGCAGGTCGTCCAAAACCAGATGCAGGACACGCTGAAGTTCCTGGAAAACATGTTCTCGCCAAAGAAAGACTAA
- the fliS gene encoding flagellar export chaperone FliS: protein MDNVGYRSYHAANLEAQIASASPVQLVLVLTDGLLDELARARAHIVARRYEAKGASVSKCVAMINGLNSSLDMDSGSEAVSQLASLYDYCAWRLVQASGDLSVEPIDEVVRLIGTLREGWQGVA from the coding sequence ATGGACAACGTTGGATACCGCAGCTACCACGCCGCGAATCTGGAAGCGCAAATTGCCAGCGCTTCCCCGGTGCAATTGGTCCTCGTTCTGACCGACGGTCTGCTCGACGAGCTGGCGCGTGCGAGGGCGCATATCGTCGCTCGCCGGTACGAGGCCAAGGGGGCGAGCGTGAGCAAGTGCGTGGCGATGATCAATGGCCTGAACAGCTCGCTGGATATGGACAGCGGGAGCGAAGCGGTCAGCCAATTGGCATCGCTGTACGACTACTGCGCCTGGCGTCTTGTGCAGGCGAGCGGCGACCTGAGCGTTGAGCCGATTGACGAAGTCGTTCGATTGATCGGCACGCTGCGCGAAGGCTGGCAAGGCGTGGCATGA